One stretch of Chitinophaga pendula DNA includes these proteins:
- a CDS encoding TerC/Alx family metal homeostasis membrane protein, whose translation MTPTQWTYLIFGIVIVLALIFDLGLLSKKSATISIKKALLQTAFWVSLSLAFFVYMWFEDGHATAISFLSAYLMEWSLSIDNIFVFILIFSFFKIKETSYARVLLIGILMAILFRAVFITVGAALIAEFHWLLYVFGAFLVYTGIKMFVVDQHEDFKPEENIAYRFMSKYMRITHEDPKERFVIKKHNKVYFTSLSVVVVMLAVTDIIFALDSIPAVFAISQDPLVVYTSNIFAVLGLRSLFFLLRGAVTQFDYLQQGIAIVLVFIGLKMLAEIFHFTLPIYVSLIVIVLCLGGSIWYSIYHKKKGVPEQLKDGH comes from the coding sequence ATGACACCCACGCAGTGGACGTACCTCATCTTTGGAATTGTTATAGTATTGGCCCTTATCTTCGACCTCGGGCTGCTTAGCAAAAAATCCGCCACAATCTCCATTAAAAAAGCACTACTTCAGACAGCCTTCTGGGTAAGCCTTTCCCTGGCCTTCTTTGTTTATATGTGGTTTGAAGATGGACATGCTACCGCCATCAGCTTCCTGAGCGCCTACCTCATGGAATGGTCCCTGTCTATTGACAATATTTTCGTTTTCATCTTGATTTTCAGTTTCTTCAAGATTAAAGAAACCAGTTATGCCAGGGTACTGTTGATCGGTATCCTCATGGCCATCCTATTCCGCGCTGTCTTTATCACTGTTGGAGCCGCCCTGATCGCTGAATTCCATTGGTTATTGTACGTATTTGGAGCCTTCCTGGTATATACCGGTATCAAAATGTTCGTTGTGGATCAACATGAAGACTTCAAACCGGAAGAAAACATCGCTTATCGCTTTATGAGTAAATACATGCGTATCACACATGAAGATCCCAAAGAGCGATTTGTAATAAAAAAACATAATAAGGTGTATTTCACCTCCCTCAGTGTGGTAGTGGTGATGCTGGCGGTAACAGACATTATCTTTGCGCTGGACTCCATTCCAGCCGTGTTTGCTATATCCCAGGACCCATTGGTGGTATATACCTCTAATATATTTGCAGTATTAGGACTTCGTTCCCTCTTTTTCTTACTGAGAGGGGCCGTCACACAATTTGATTACTTACAGCAGGGTATAGCTATCGTGCTGGTATTTATAGGACTGAAGATGTTGGCAGAGATCTTTCACTTCACCTTACCCATATATGTTTCCCTGATCGTTATCGTACTATGCCTGGGTGGCTCTATCTGGTATTCTATATACCATAAGAAAAAAGGAGTACCTGAGCAGTTGAAGGATGGTCATTAA
- a CDS encoding bifunctional UDP-N-acetylmuramoyl-tripeptide:D-alanyl-D-alanine ligase/alanine racemase, translating into MYNAESISKILKGEILQQTGFPEIEHILLDSRKLNFPETSLFIPLVSERRNAHQYMEELYRKGVSNFLVSQPVELGHFPKANIILVKDTLHALHMLVAYHRQQFHIPVIGITGSNGKTIIKEWLYQLLEKDYHIVRSPKSYNSQIGVPLSVWKMKPEHELAIFEAGISQPGEMVNLEKIIHPTIGIFTNIGEAHSEGFLNIRQKINEKLVLFTKSEVLIYCKDYLALNECVLNFHTQVGKRDNQTNLQLLSWSRKTDADLRITLLEKLDNHTRIEALYKQEEHLSIEIPFVDEGSIENAIHCWALMLYLGRDQAEIRQRMLTLSNIAMRLELKQGINNCSVINDVYNSDLGSLTIALDFLQQQQQHPTRTVILSDILQSGKSDASLYDEVASLLQKKGIERLIGIGKNISREKKIFQQIEGLKSSFFNTTEEFIQQFNQQDFQHETILLKGARVFEFERIGKLLEQKAHQTILEINLSAISHNVKYFQSLLKPNTKLMAMVKAFSYGSGSFEIANLLQFIGVDYLTVAYADEGVDLRRAGITMPIMVMNPEPSTFDAILQWNLEPEIYSMHILQQFEEEVRIAGKTAFPIHVKLDTGMHRLGFEQKDIPALATILTDNPQLKVQSIFSHLAGSEDPALDSLTKQQGELFYEMSHQLQKALGYAVIRHIANSAAIHRHPDLQLDMVRLGIGMYGIDSGQNIQNQLRNVSTLKTTIAQLKHLQPGETVGYGAKWKAQSPAVIATVRIGYADGYFRSLGQGKGSMLVKGKMAPVAGTIAMDMLMLDVTHIPGVEEGDEVIVFGEDLPVKKLAQWAGTIPYEILTSISQRVKRVYFQE; encoded by the coding sequence GTGTACAACGCAGAAAGTATCAGCAAGATCCTGAAAGGGGAGATCCTGCAACAAACAGGTTTCCCGGAGATAGAACATATTTTGCTGGACAGCAGGAAGCTGAATTTTCCGGAGACATCCCTTTTTATTCCACTCGTTAGCGAGCGGCGTAATGCCCACCAATATATGGAAGAGCTCTACCGTAAAGGTGTGAGCAATTTCCTGGTGAGCCAACCCGTGGAACTAGGGCATTTCCCCAAGGCCAATATCATACTGGTAAAAGATACCTTACACGCATTACATATGCTGGTAGCCTATCACCGCCAGCAATTCCATATACCCGTTATTGGCATCACAGGCAGCAATGGTAAAACGATCATCAAAGAATGGCTTTACCAGCTGCTGGAGAAAGACTATCACATCGTACGTAGTCCTAAAAGCTATAACTCCCAGATAGGTGTACCGCTGTCCGTTTGGAAAATGAAGCCGGAACATGAGTTAGCTATTTTTGAAGCGGGTATCTCGCAACCGGGAGAAATGGTGAACCTGGAAAAGATCATCCATCCTACCATCGGTATCTTCACTAATATCGGAGAGGCGCATAGCGAAGGCTTTCTGAATATCCGACAGAAGATCAATGAAAAGCTGGTCCTATTTACCAAAAGTGAAGTACTGATCTACTGCAAGGACTACCTCGCTCTCAACGAATGCGTACTTAACTTCCACACTCAGGTAGGTAAACGCGATAACCAGACCAACCTACAGTTGTTAAGCTGGTCCCGTAAGACCGATGCCGACCTGCGTATCACCCTCCTCGAAAAGTTAGATAATCACACCCGCATAGAGGCGCTTTATAAACAGGAAGAGCATTTGTCGATAGAGATCCCATTCGTAGACGAAGGATCTATTGAAAACGCCATTCACTGTTGGGCCCTGATGTTATATCTCGGCAGAGACCAGGCAGAGATCCGCCAGCGTATGCTGACATTGAGCAATATCGCCATGCGGTTGGAACTGAAACAGGGCATCAACAACTGCTCTGTGATCAACGATGTATATAACTCCGATCTCGGGTCATTGACGATCGCGCTGGACTTCCTGCAGCAGCAGCAACAACATCCTACACGTACCGTCATATTGAGCGATATCCTGCAAAGTGGAAAAAGCGACGCGTCCCTTTATGACGAAGTGGCCAGCCTGTTGCAGAAAAAAGGAATAGAACGCCTGATCGGTATCGGCAAAAATATCTCCCGCGAGAAAAAGATCTTTCAACAGATAGAAGGACTGAAAAGCAGCTTCTTCAATACCACAGAAGAATTCATTCAACAGTTCAATCAGCAGGATTTCCAGCATGAAACCATCCTGCTCAAAGGGGCGCGCGTATTTGAATTTGAACGTATCGGTAAGCTACTGGAGCAAAAGGCGCATCAGACCATCCTGGAAATCAACCTCAGCGCCATCTCACATAATGTAAAATATTTCCAGTCCCTGCTCAAACCCAATACCAAGCTGATGGCTATGGTAAAGGCGTTCTCCTACGGCAGCGGCAGTTTTGAAATTGCCAATCTGTTGCAGTTCATTGGTGTAGATTACCTCACCGTAGCCTATGCAGATGAGGGAGTAGACCTGCGCCGGGCAGGTATCACTATGCCGATTATGGTGATGAACCCGGAACCCAGCACATTCGATGCTATCCTGCAATGGAACCTGGAACCGGAGATATACTCCATGCACATCCTCCAACAGTTCGAAGAGGAAGTGCGTATCGCCGGAAAAACAGCCTTCCCTATCCACGTCAAACTGGATACTGGTATGCACCGCCTGGGTTTCGAACAGAAAGATATCCCGGCATTGGCTACCATATTAACAGACAACCCGCAGTTAAAGGTACAATCCATCTTCAGCCACCTGGCTGGCAGTGAAGATCCGGCATTGGACAGTCTCACCAAACAACAGGGGGAATTGTTCTATGAAATGAGCCACCAGCTGCAAAAAGCACTGGGATATGCCGTAATTCGTCATATCGCTAACAGCGCTGCTATACATCGGCATCCCGACCTCCAGCTCGATATGGTCAGACTGGGCATCGGCATGTATGGCATAGACAGTGGACAGAATATCCAGAACCAATTGCGCAATGTGAGCACCCTCAAAACTACTATCGCGCAGCTGAAACACTTGCAGCCGGGAGAGACCGTAGGATATGGCGCCAAATGGAAAGCCCAGTCACCGGCCGTGATTGCAACCGTTCGCATCGGCTATGCAGATGGATATTTCCGCTCCCTGGGCCAGGGCAAAGGAAGTATGCTGGTAAAAGGGAAAATGGCTCCCGTCGCCGGTACCATCGCTATGGATATGCTGATGCTGGATGTGACACACATCCCCGGAGTGGAAGAAGGCGACGAAGTGATCGTATTCGGAGAAGACCTGCCGGTAAAAAAACTCGCACAATGGGCAGGTACCATCCCATATGAAATACTAACCAGTATCTCTCAGCGGGTAAAACGTGTATATTTCCAGGAATAA
- the gldG gene encoding gliding motility-associated ABC transporter substrate-binding protein GldG produces MQTKQKKYLQRVLGVAILLIAVNILAAYFHTRQDLTKENRYTLTPSTKALLKGLDSTVTIEVFLKGDYPASFRQLARSTQELLDEFREYGKQHIQYTFQGPGQGLDDSARLAFQESLAAQGIMPFNLQVQEQSSQGYAEKLIFPGALLHYKGRTIGVNLLKSQGGQDPLQTMSNSEALLEYQFASAIQKLQQKEKPLIGYMLGNGESLGAEVYDALSTLQSNYRLDTLGLAANSHIPQDFDVILFNRPIQTFTEQDKLKIDQYVMNGGRIIWYIDALTASVDSLQGGRNFIAFDRGLDLEDLLFRYGVRINQDLVQDLQCDVIPLVVGRTGDRPQIQPVPFPYFPLLTPTGQHPIVKNMDMVLSRFTSSMDTVKGGEIRKTVLLTTSPNSRTLRAPVQVSWDDVKKQPNPRDFRQSNLPAAVLLEGKFISLFRNRLDDASLKMVQQVSGAPFKAQAEQDGKMIVISDGDVIANAVSRKNGPLQMGINEFNPGFAFANKEFFLNCLEYLTNNNGILESRNKQLTLRLLDPEKVKQEKTKWQAICFLAPIGLILLFAMIFQFVRQRKYQ; encoded by the coding sequence TTGCAGACCAAACAAAAGAAATATTTACAGCGGGTATTGGGAGTGGCGATCTTATTGATCGCTGTTAACATCCTGGCTGCCTATTTTCATACTCGTCAGGACCTGACAAAAGAAAATAGATATACACTCACGCCTTCCACCAAAGCTTTACTGAAAGGGCTGGACAGTACGGTTACGATAGAAGTGTTCCTGAAAGGGGACTATCCGGCCAGCTTCCGCCAATTAGCTCGTTCTACCCAAGAGCTATTGGATGAGTTCCGAGAATATGGTAAACAACATATCCAATACACCTTTCAAGGTCCCGGACAAGGATTGGATGACTCTGCCCGGCTGGCTTTTCAGGAATCGCTGGCTGCACAGGGCATTATGCCGTTTAACCTCCAAGTACAGGAACAGTCTAGCCAAGGGTATGCGGAAAAACTGATATTCCCCGGTGCATTGCTTCATTACAAGGGAAGAACTATCGGTGTCAATTTACTAAAGAGCCAGGGAGGCCAGGATCCCCTGCAGACAATGAGTAACTCCGAAGCACTATTGGAATATCAGTTTGCCAGCGCTATTCAAAAGCTGCAACAAAAGGAAAAACCGCTGATCGGGTATATGCTGGGCAACGGAGAATCGCTGGGCGCCGAAGTGTATGATGCCCTGAGTACCCTACAATCCAACTATCGCCTGGATACCCTGGGACTGGCGGCTAATAGCCATATTCCCCAGGATTTTGATGTGATTTTATTCAACCGTCCTATTCAAACGTTTACCGAACAGGATAAGCTGAAGATCGACCAGTACGTCATGAACGGCGGCCGTATCATATGGTATATAGATGCATTGACCGCCTCCGTAGACAGTCTGCAGGGTGGACGAAACTTTATTGCTTTTGATCGTGGACTCGACCTGGAAGATCTGTTATTCAGATATGGTGTCCGTATCAACCAGGACCTGGTACAGGACCTGCAATGTGATGTCATCCCCTTGGTCGTGGGAAGAACTGGAGATCGTCCTCAGATACAACCAGTCCCTTTCCCCTATTTTCCTTTGCTGACACCTACCGGGCAACATCCGATCGTTAAAAATATGGATATGGTGCTCAGCAGGTTCACCAGTTCTATGGATACCGTTAAGGGTGGGGAGATCCGCAAGACGGTGTTGCTGACAACTTCTCCTAATAGCCGTACCCTCCGTGCGCCCGTACAGGTAAGCTGGGATGATGTTAAAAAGCAACCTAACCCACGGGATTTTCGACAATCCAACCTGCCTGCAGCAGTATTACTGGAAGGTAAATTCATATCCTTGTTCCGTAACAGGCTGGACGACGCCAGCCTGAAAATGGTACAGCAGGTTTCCGGCGCCCCTTTCAAAGCGCAAGCTGAACAGGATGGTAAAATGATCGTGATCAGTGACGGAGATGTGATTGCCAATGCAGTATCCCGAAAGAATGGACCGCTGCAAATGGGGATCAATGAATTTAACCCGGGTTTCGCATTCGCTAATAAAGAATTCTTTTTGAACTGCCTGGAATACCTGACTAATAATAATGGGATACTGGAAAGCCGTAACAAACAGCTAACCCTGCGCCTGCTGGATCCGGAAAAAGTAAAACAGGAAAAGACAAAATGGCAGGCTATCTGCTTCCTTGCTCCTATAGGTTTGATCTTATTGTTTGCAATGATATTCCAGTTCGTTCGCCAACGTAAATACCAGTAA
- a CDS encoding TonB-dependent receptor: MKALTYALTFILLLLLSLPVYLQAQESNIVVISGAVNDQESGAPLAGVSVVIKGTVSGTATDNKGAFSIKTKLKFPFTLVFSMVGFEPKEYTVNGIDSKLNIGLLTQTVLGKEVVVTASRVEEAAMKSPVAIQKLDIRAIKESPAPSFYDALENVKGVQMTTSSLTFKVPNTRGFNIPNNFRFMQLVDGVDMQAATLGVPLGNAIGPTELDIASVEITPGAASALYGMNAINGMANLITKSPFLYQGLSVYQKVGVNHVDGTDYNPSVLTETAIRYAKAFHNKFAFKINASYMRGTDWLSNTKTDQNPYNLTSANPAFPELSGDNNPAYDAWNRYGDENNNNVPVSVLYKGKNQTFNVRRTGYWEKDLINPKVENLKADLALHYRISEKAELSYAFRYGRMDGVFQRGNKIQLDGVTVMNHKVELKGPSYFARAYVSIENTGDSYNLKPLADNLDLNNGTNDQWGARFKTSLQDQIDKSGGNVDLAAAMKIARYAADAGRVQPGTPAFDALKKTIIGVNNWDIGSVIPGAPATGGAWLSQKSRMYNLDGQWDLTQKIKAFNLLVGADLRVYQVIPDGNNFVDFKRPLAERTQPGGNNVYYTKYGFFAQATKTFFDEKLKLTGSLRFDQNLEFQPKVNPRLAVVYTLAEKHNFRASYQNGFRFPALFEALSFVNNGNVRRVGGLDFINEGLGYLDNSYTLGSINDFNAAVNKEVANGMNKNDAALKNKAILSITNLSPTRPEKINSFEIGYRSALLDNKLVVDFDAYYNIYDGFLGQVEVAVPSSGKVGSDAAVLDMLARSKQTRYRVFTNAKNDYHNYGSSLGVTYNFYKKFTISGNLNYNNIVNNKEKDVFVTAFNTPKWVTNISIGNRELLKNFGANIVWRWQDTFLWESPLANGVVPAYSVVDAQVTYRIPKIKGTIKVGASNIFNNRYIQYAAGPTIGGLYYAAFTLEGLLAK, translated from the coding sequence ATGAAAGCACTCACCTATGCTTTGACATTTATACTCTTATTATTGCTAAGTCTTCCAGTATACCTTCAGGCACAGGAAAGCAATATCGTCGTGATATCCGGAGCTGTCAACGACCAGGAATCAGGCGCCCCCCTTGCAGGAGTGAGTGTGGTCATTAAAGGTACAGTATCCGGCACCGCCACGGACAACAAAGGAGCATTCAGCATTAAGACCAAACTGAAATTTCCATTTACATTGGTCTTTTCCATGGTAGGCTTTGAACCTAAGGAATACACGGTCAACGGTATCGATTCCAAATTGAATATAGGCCTGCTGACCCAGACCGTATTAGGTAAAGAGGTGGTAGTAACGGCTTCCCGTGTGGAAGAAGCCGCTATGAAGTCCCCGGTAGCCATCCAAAAACTGGATATCAGGGCCATTAAAGAGTCTCCTGCACCTAGTTTCTACGATGCACTGGAAAATGTAAAAGGTGTCCAGATGACCACCTCCAGTCTAACATTTAAAGTGCCCAATACCCGTGGATTTAATATTCCCAATAACTTCCGCTTTATGCAGCTCGTAGATGGCGTGGATATGCAGGCTGCCACATTGGGAGTACCGCTTGGCAACGCGATCGGTCCTACAGAACTGGATATTGCTAGTGTTGAGATCACCCCGGGTGCCGCCTCCGCATTATATGGTATGAATGCAATTAATGGGATGGCCAACCTAATCACTAAAAGCCCCTTTTTATACCAGGGACTAAGTGTATATCAGAAGGTAGGCGTCAATCATGTCGATGGTACCGATTACAATCCCAGCGTCCTGACAGAAACTGCCATCCGCTATGCTAAAGCTTTTCATAACAAGTTCGCCTTCAAGATCAATGCGAGTTACATGAGAGGTACTGACTGGCTTTCCAATACCAAAACAGATCAAAACCCTTATAATCTTACTTCGGCAAACCCGGCCTTCCCGGAGCTCAGTGGAGACAATAATCCCGCGTATGATGCCTGGAATCGTTATGGCGATGAGAACAACAACAACGTACCGGTAAGCGTACTCTATAAAGGCAAAAACCAGACATTCAATGTACGCCGCACCGGGTACTGGGAAAAAGACCTGATCAATCCTAAAGTGGAGAACCTGAAAGCTGACCTGGCTTTACACTACCGGATCAGTGAAAAAGCAGAACTGTCATACGCTTTCCGCTATGGACGTATGGATGGTGTATTTCAACGGGGTAATAAGATACAGCTGGACGGCGTGACCGTCATGAATCATAAAGTCGAATTGAAAGGCCCCAGCTATTTCGCAAGAGCTTACGTATCTATTGAAAATACGGGTGATTCCTATAACCTCAAACCATTGGCAGACAACCTCGACCTGAATAACGGTACAAATGATCAATGGGGGGCCCGCTTCAAGACTAGCCTGCAGGATCAGATCGATAAGTCAGGTGGTAATGTAGACCTGGCCGCCGCCATGAAGATTGCCCGCTATGCAGCAGATGCCGGCCGCGTACAGCCCGGTACCCCTGCTTTTGACGCCCTGAAGAAAACGATCATAGGCGTCAACAACTGGGACATCGGCTCCGTAATACCTGGTGCTCCTGCTACCGGTGGCGCCTGGCTTTCACAAAAGAGCCGTATGTACAATCTCGACGGACAATGGGATCTCACTCAAAAGATCAAAGCTTTCAACCTGTTGGTAGGGGCAGACCTCCGCGTTTACCAGGTGATACCGGACGGTAATAACTTCGTCGACTTCAAACGCCCCCTGGCAGAACGGACACAACCTGGTGGTAACAATGTATACTATACGAAATATGGTTTTTTCGCACAGGCCACTAAGACCTTCTTCGACGAAAAACTGAAACTCACCGGCTCTCTCCGCTTTGATCAGAACCTTGAATTTCAGCCCAAGGTCAACCCCCGGTTAGCAGTAGTATATACGCTGGCAGAGAAACACAACTTCCGTGCTTCCTATCAGAATGGTTTCCGTTTCCCCGCACTGTTTGAAGCATTGTCCTTTGTAAACAATGGAAACGTAAGAAGAGTGGGTGGGCTCGATTTTATCAACGAAGGACTGGGATACCTGGATAACTCCTATACCCTGGGCTCTATCAATGATTTTAATGCAGCAGTCAATAAAGAGGTAGCCAATGGCATGAATAAGAATGACGCGGCGCTGAAAAATAAAGCTATCTTGTCTATTACCAATCTGTCACCTACCCGCCCAGAAAAGATCAACTCCTTTGAAATAGGTTATCGCAGTGCCCTGCTGGACAATAAGCTGGTAGTGGATTTTGATGCCTACTACAATATCTATGACGGATTCCTTGGACAAGTGGAGGTGGCAGTACCCTCCAGTGGAAAAGTAGGATCAGATGCCGCTGTATTGGATATGCTTGCCCGATCCAAACAAACGCGTTATAGGGTATTCACCAATGCCAAAAACGACTATCATAACTATGGTTCTTCCCTGGGAGTAACCTATAACTTCTATAAGAAGTTTACGATCTCGGGCAACCTGAACTACAATAACATCGTCAACAATAAAGAAAAGGATGTATTTGTGACGGCATTCAATACACCTAAATGGGTGACCAATATATCTATCGGTAACCGGGAGCTACTGAAAAATTTCGGCGCTAATATTGTATGGCGCTGGCAGGACACCTTCCTGTGGGAAAGCCCTTTGGCAAATGGTGTTGTACCCGCATACAGCGTAGTCGATGCGCAGGTGACCTATCGCATTCCCAAGATAAAAGGCACCATTAAAGTAGGTGCATCCAATATATTCAACAACAGGTATATACAATATGCGGCTGGTCCTACCATCGGTGGCTTATATTATGCTGCTTTCACCCTGGAAGGACTACTAGCGAAATAA
- a CDS encoding HAD-IIA family hydrolase has product MKQKGFLIDMDGVIYKGSEPIPGAVEFINGLREKGIPFLFLTNNSQRTSRDVSYKLKKMGFHVNEHDIFTCGTATARYLASKKSHGTAYVIGEGGLLTELYNAGYSIVDDQPDYVIIGEGRTIMLESVDKAINMIMNGAKLIATNLDPNCPVGNGKYRAGCGALVAMLEFATGIKAFSVGKPSPIMMRMARKELQLTTDETVMIGDTMGTDILGAGSMGFTTVLTLSGVTQEKDLAHFGYSPDFIIKSVNDLLNEDLFMQVMNSKMEVAYQTSL; this is encoded by the coding sequence ATGAAACAAAAGGGATTTTTAATCGACATGGATGGCGTGATCTACAAGGGAAGTGAGCCTATTCCCGGTGCTGTAGAGTTTATTAATGGCCTTAGAGAGAAGGGAATCCCTTTCCTTTTCCTTACCAATAACAGCCAGCGTACCAGTCGTGATGTGAGCTACAAGCTAAAGAAGATGGGATTTCATGTGAATGAACATGACATCTTTACCTGCGGTACCGCTACTGCCAGGTATTTGGCCAGTAAAAAGAGCCATGGTACTGCCTATGTGATCGGAGAGGGGGGATTACTTACAGAGCTTTATAATGCAGGCTATTCGATCGTGGATGATCAGCCGGACTATGTGATCATAGGAGAAGGGCGTACTATTATGCTGGAATCCGTAGATAAAGCGATCAATATGATCATGAACGGCGCGAAACTGATTGCTACCAACCTGGATCCGAACTGTCCGGTAGGTAATGGTAAATACAGGGCCGGTTGTGGTGCCCTGGTGGCGATGCTTGAATTTGCCACGGGTATCAAAGCCTTCAGTGTGGGAAAGCCTAGTCCTATTATGATGCGGATGGCCAGAAAGGAACTGCAGCTAACGACCGATGAAACGGTCATGATCGGCGATACCATGGGCACGGATATACTGGGTGCGGGCTCTATGGGATTCACGACTGTACTGACCCTTTCCGGTGTGACGCAGGAGAAAGACCTGGCACATTTTGGCTACTCCCCTGATTTTATCATCAAGTCTGTAAATGACCTGCTGAACGAGGACCTGTTTATGCAGGTAATGAACAGTAAAATGGAGGTTGCTTATCAGACCTCCTTATAA
- a CDS encoding lipoprotein signal peptidase: MKYRHVIIIVVLILVIDQALKFWIKTNMYMQQEFMIFPDWFRIHFIENEGMAYGLKFGGDFGKILLTLFRLVAVVIGFVYMKRLIREKYHTGLLICGSLILAGAAGNLIDSMFYGLIFSESTYEVAKFLPKGGGYGSFLHGKVVDMLYFPIYEGYLPKWVPFKGGDYFIFFRPVFNIADAAISVGVITILIFQKRFFSRHLQPASNQRLGNEVDATA; the protein is encoded by the coding sequence GTGAAATATCGTCACGTAATAATAATTGTAGTGCTGATACTGGTGATAGACCAGGCCCTGAAATTCTGGATTAAGACCAATATGTACATGCAGCAGGAATTCATGATATTTCCTGATTGGTTCCGGATACACTTCATAGAAAATGAAGGAATGGCCTACGGTCTCAAATTTGGTGGCGATTTTGGTAAGATCCTGCTCACCCTCTTCCGCCTGGTAGCGGTGGTGATAGGATTTGTATATATGAAAAGACTGATCCGCGAAAAATATCATACCGGCCTGCTCATCTGCGGCTCCCTGATACTCGCAGGAGCTGCCGGTAACCTGATCGACAGCATGTTCTACGGACTGATATTCTCCGAAAGCACCTACGAAGTGGCCAAGTTCCTGCCCAAAGGTGGAGGATACGGCAGCTTCCTCCATGGTAAAGTAGTTGATATGCTCTATTTCCCTATCTACGAAGGCTATCTCCCCAAGTGGGTGCCATTCAAAGGTGGCGATTACTTCATATTCTTCCGGCCTGTATTTAACATCGCAGATGCCGCTATCTCCGTAGGCGTGATCACAATACTCATTTTCCAGAAACGTTTCTTTAGCCGGCACCTGCAACCCGCCAGTAACCAACGGCTGGGCAATGAAGTAGATGCCACCGCATAA